Proteins from a genomic interval of Paenibacillus lentus:
- a CDS encoding YqzE family protein: protein MAKGDELVKYITERVVDYMETPKDVRRSRGREKEPWSRRWFGMIPFSLGMMWGQVAKKPSLNGKGKGTADRK from the coding sequence ATGGCCAAGGGAGACGAACTGGTCAAGTACATTACCGAACGAGTCGTCGACTATATGGAGACGCCGAAGGATGTTCGCCGCAGCCGAGGCAGAGAGAAGGAGCCGTGGAGCCGCAGATGGTTCGGTATGATCCCGTTTAGCTTAGGGATGATGTGGGGGCAGGTAGCGAAAAAACCGTCACTTAACGGAAAAGGAAAGGGCACGGCCGACCGCAAGTGA
- a CDS encoding N-acetylmuramoyl-L-alanine amidase family protein, translating to MRRKYVPLFMLIFVFGSMYGHGPNAYADDSSFRHAFPQPVILIDAGHGGIDGGTSYGDILEKNINLEIGRRLYVILRSHGYETILNRTGDYALSDDNRWLRSRSRHIRDLAQRKQLSKELPSEIVVSLHVNWGKNKSKRGPIILHQTEGRSAFLAASIQNSLNNLYGTSSLPQIGKPFYLLNYVDSPAVIVETGFISNAEDRAMLNSKRGQQKIAEAIYGGIVQYFTAI from the coding sequence ATGAGACGTAAATATGTTCCCTTGTTTATGCTAATATTCGTCTTTGGCAGCATGTACGGCCACGGCCCTAATGCATATGCTGATGACAGCTCCTTTAGGCATGCCTTCCCTCAACCGGTTATTCTTATCGATGCAGGGCATGGCGGAATCGACGGTGGAACTTCTTATGGAGACATTCTGGAAAAAAATATAAACTTGGAAATCGGGCGGCGTCTTTACGTTATTCTTCGTAGTCACGGATACGAGACAATCCTGAACAGAACTGGAGATTACGCGCTAAGCGATGATAACCGCTGGCTGCGCAGCCGTTCCAGACATATCCGGGATCTAGCACAGCGCAAACAGCTCAGTAAAGAACTCCCTTCGGAAATCGTCGTCAGCCTGCATGTGAACTGGGGCAAGAACAAATCCAAGCGCGGTCCGATTATCCTTCATCAAACCGAAGGCCGCAGCGCATTCCTCGCTGCTTCGATTCAGAACTCTCTAAACAATCTTTATGGCACCTCATCTTTACCACAAATCGGCAAACCGTTTTATTTGCTAAATTACGTGGATAGTCCTGCAGTCATCGTCGAGACAGGCTTTATTAGCAACGCCGAAGACCGCGCCATGCTTAACAGCAAACGCGGCCAACAGAAAATCGCCGAAGCGATATATGGAGGAATCGTCCAATATTTTACGGCAATATAG
- a CDS encoding S9 family peptidase, which yields MNKRPIQPEDLYGYQFISQPSISPSGTVAYVNQSVDRENNKYITHIRAAAMDGSGDQRLTDGEQDSAPQWSPDGSRLAFLRVARGVKQLHSAMFEQAAGSLHPVVQHTEVKHGVDAFVWSPDGRYIAFTSRVSLDAAREEADTEKTKEQANRKGYAFDRTTPKAEGRGWWDGLYTHLFVLELDSGNIASLVSGTWDISSPVWSPDSEAVSFVSKQPYSESASADLDLLHYSDVYTVRRSGGSPVKITDSSLLISQMAYSADGGQLALLASDRVYGSGSHQRLYVVSTEGGKPVRLAPELDMQLGNAALSDMKAAAPSAIPSFNWEYSPFGLFVLGTQAGCVHVYGFHADGSYRAVTHGQEKDVYQYTLAPDGSYLVVAALTSERPGELYRVDIETGKEQQLTRRNEEYMNSLQVRAPERFYFESTDGMEIHGWLLLPPGHVFEKKIPLILQIHGGPHAMYTGTFSHEMQTLAAQGNAVMWVNPRGSMGYGQYFAKACRGDFAGGDYRDLMEAVDELLSRYDFLDESRLGVTGGSYGGAMTNWIVAHTHRFRAAVTQRSISNWLSLYGTSDIGISYVEGVIGGNPAEHAELLWSRSPLAHAHRIETPLLILHGENDYRTPITQAEELYTTLKRYGKKTRLIRFPGSNHSLLKSGKPSLRVDSYNQVIWWFNQYLHEKE from the coding sequence ATGAATAAACGTCCAATTCAGCCGGAAGATTTGTATGGCTATCAATTTATCAGCCAGCCGTCTATCAGCCCTTCTGGGACGGTGGCTTATGTCAATCAATCGGTGGATCGTGAGAACAATAAATACATTACGCATATTCGGGCCGCAGCCATGGATGGGAGCGGAGATCAGCGACTGACGGACGGGGAGCAGGATTCTGCCCCGCAATGGTCACCGGATGGTTCGCGGCTTGCCTTTCTGCGGGTAGCCAGGGGAGTTAAGCAGCTTCACAGCGCTATGTTTGAACAGGCAGCGGGAAGCTTGCATCCGGTGGTACAGCATACGGAAGTGAAGCATGGCGTGGATGCCTTTGTCTGGTCACCCGATGGGCGCTATATTGCTTTTACGAGCCGAGTAAGTCTGGATGCAGCAAGGGAAGAGGCTGACACGGAAAAGACAAAGGAACAGGCGAACCGCAAGGGCTATGCTTTTGATCGGACGACGCCCAAGGCCGAAGGGCGCGGCTGGTGGGACGGGTTATACACCCATTTGTTTGTGTTAGAGCTGGATAGCGGTAATATTGCATCGCTCGTATCAGGCACATGGGACATTTCCTCGCCTGTCTGGTCGCCGGACAGTGAGGCTGTATCATTTGTATCCAAACAGCCCTACAGTGAGTCTGCCTCGGCAGACTTGGATTTATTGCATTATTCGGATGTTTATACTGTTCGTCGCAGCGGGGGCTCACCGGTTAAAATTACCGATTCCAGCTTGTTGATCAGCCAGATGGCTTATTCGGCAGATGGCGGGCAGTTGGCGCTGCTGGCAAGCGACCGCGTCTACGGAAGCGGCAGCCATCAGCGCCTGTATGTCGTATCCACTGAAGGCGGCAAGCCGGTACGGCTAGCTCCGGAGTTGGATATGCAGCTTGGAAACGCCGCGCTCAGCGATATGAAGGCGGCCGCCCCCTCGGCGATTCCATCGTTTAACTGGGAGTATTCGCCGTTTGGCCTGTTCGTGCTCGGTACGCAAGCGGGCTGTGTTCATGTCTATGGCTTCCATGCCGACGGAAGTTACCGGGCGGTGACGCATGGGCAGGAGAAGGATGTCTATCAATATACCTTAGCCCCGGACGGAAGCTACCTCGTTGTCGCCGCTTTGACGAGCGAGCGGCCAGGCGAGCTGTATCGGGTGGATATCGAAACCGGGAAGGAGCAGCAATTGACTCGGCGCAATGAGGAATATATGAACTCTCTTCAGGTTCGTGCGCCGGAGCGGTTTTACTTCGAATCGACGGACGGCATGGAGATTCATGGCTGGCTACTGCTGCCTCCAGGGCATGTATTTGAAAAAAAGATACCGCTCATACTGCAAATTCATGGGGGACCCCATGCGATGTATACCGGAACATTCAGCCATGAAATGCAGACACTGGCCGCACAGGGAAATGCGGTCATGTGGGTTAACCCGCGGGGCAGTATGGGGTATGGGCAGTATTTTGCCAAGGCGTGCAGGGGGGACTTCGCTGGAGGAGATTATCGCGATCTAATGGAAGCGGTCGATGAGCTGCTGTCGCGGTATGATTTTCTAGATGAATCCAGGCTTGGAGTTACCGGAGGAAGCTACGGTGGTGCTATGACCAACTGGATCGTCGCTCATACTCATCGTTTTCGGGCTGCCGTTACCCAGCGAAGCATCTCCAACTGGTTGTCTCTATATGGGACGAGCGATATTGGAATATCCTATGTCGAAGGTGTGATCGGCGGCAACCCAGCGGAGCATGCCGAGTTGTTGTGGTCGAGATCGCCGCTGGCTCACGCGCACCGGATTGAGACGCCGTTGCTGATTTTGCACGGTGAAAATGATTACCGTACTCCTATAACCCAAGCAGAGGAGCTATATACAACGTTAAAGCGATACGGGAAAAAGACTCGGCTTATTCGCTTTCCCGGCTCTAACCATTCGTTGCTGAAAAGCGGCAAGCCCTCGTTACGAGTCGACAGCTACAATCAAGTGATCTGGTGGTTTAATCAATATTTGCATGAAAAGGAATGA